The Bicyclus anynana chromosome 3, ilBicAnyn1.1, whole genome shotgun sequence genome has a window encoding:
- the LOC112058562 gene encoding ras-related protein Rab-14 has product MTSGPYNYSYIFKYIIIGDMGVGKSCLLHQFTEKKFMADCPHTIGVEFGTRIIEVAGQKIKLQIWDTAGQERFRAVTRSYYRGAAGALMVYDITRRSTYNHLSSWLTDTRNLTNPSTVIFLIGNKSDLDGQRDVTYEEAKQFADENGLMFVEASAKTGQNVEEAFLETAKKIYQSIQDGRLDLNAAESGVQHKPASPGRPLAAPPAARDPCAC; this is encoded by the exons ATGACGTCGGGACCTTATAATTACTCTTACATTTTCAAATATATCATCATTGGCGACATGGGAGTTGGCAAATCATGTCTTCTACATCAGTTTACAGAGAAAAAAT ttaTGGCTGACTGCCCACACACCATTGGAGTAGAATTTGGAACTCGCATAATTGAAGTTGCTggtcaaaaaataaaactgcaAATTTGGGATACAGCAGGACAAGAACGATTCAGGGCTGTGACACGCTCTTACTACAGAGGTGCTGCGGGAGCCCTGATGGTTTATGACATTACTAGGAG aTCAACTTACAACCACCTAAGTAGTTGGCTCACAGATACACGAAATCTGACAAATCCCAGTACTGTAATATTTCTTATCGGAAATAAATCAGACTTGGATGGTCAAAGGGATGTTACTTATGAGGAGGCAAAACAGTTTGCTGATGAGAATGGACTGATGTTTGTTGAAGCTAGTGCTAAAAC GGGTCAGAATGTTGAGGAGGCATTTTTAGAGACTGCCAAAAAGATATATCAAAGTATTCAAGATGGGCGCCTGGACCTCAACGCCGCGGAGTCGGGCGTGCAGCACAAGCCCGCGTCGCCGGGCCGCCCGCtggccgcgccgcccgccgcgcgcgaCCCCTGCGCCTGCTAG
- the LOC112058563 gene encoding probable NADH dehydrogenase [ubiquinone] iron-sulfur protein 6, mitochondrial has translation MNITMKSWPLMKYVPRTCGTTRSVIRCITNNTEDVTTHTGQKWESDDYRLARFSLAPKQVNPNWAIKLIEEVPPKETTDRVVWCDGGSGPEGHPRVYINLDKPGNHSCGYCGLRFVKKDHH, from the exons ATGAATATAACTATGAAGTCTTGGCCCCTGATGAAGTATGTTCCACGCACTTGTGGGACCACCCGTAGTGTAATTCGTTGCATAACGAATAATACTGAAGATGTTACCACTCACACAGGccaa AAATGGGAGTCTGATGATTATAGACTTGCTAGATTTAGTCTGGCTCCAAAGCAAGTTAACCCTAACTGGgctattaaattaattgaagaaGTACCTCCAAAGGAAACAACAGACAGAGTGGTATGGTGTGATGGAGGTAGCGGCCCTGAAGGTCATCCTCGAGTATATATTAACTTG GATAAACCTGGAAATCACTCTTGTGGATACTGTGGACTGAGATTTGTCAAAAAGGATCACCATTAG
- the LOC112058564 gene encoding UPF0184 protein AAEL002161 has product MAGTDDDKPKENEGENISLETEDEENEIVREEYYQLDSKLDELNQALDILEQKNDDIHSRLLELLQSNRDIREQLKHQQAENNK; this is encoded by the exons ATGGCTGGGACAGATGATGACAAGCCTAAAGAAAACGAAGgtgaaaatattagtttagaaacTGAGGATGAGGAAAATGAAATCGTAAGAGAAG AATATTATCAATTGGATTCTAAGCTGGATGAATTGAATCAAGCGTTGGATATTTTAGAACAAAAAAATGATGATATACATTCCAGATTGCTAGAACTCTTGCAATCTAACAGAGACATTAGAGAGCAGTTAAAACATCAACAggctgaaaataataaatga